The DNA segment GGGTCAGCTCAGCGAGTTGGCCTCCAGTTcaaagaaaatagagaaaaagaGAGGGCCATAAGGACCTTTTTTCAAGCAGTATAAACGTTATTTCAATTAACCTTTTGGGCATATCAAATGGACGAATTTTTTCACGAGGTCAAATATTCCAGAAACTATTGGATTTGATAAACATAGCATCAACATAGCACAAAATGAATCTATAATTAGAACTATCGAATTTGATAAACGAGGAATTATCAACCATAGATTTTTGAAACCCTAGTTTTTCAACAAAACAACATAAACGAAAACGGGTGAACCATTTGCTTGGAGCGTTTTTAAGATCACATATAGTCTTCTATCATAAGaaaatgggtaaataatttattagtcccatagtttttacctaacacactgtttagtctcccTATTTTggaaaacacattttaaggtccttatcttttgccaatattaaccttctggtccttttatctatttttttagatttttaaccgaacatattttagcttttaggacaaccacggtacaatacaagttgaccatattactctgttattttatatatatctgtttatactaaaatataatgattacaagtctaaaaaaactagacaaaaggaccaaagggttaatattggcaaaagctagggaccttataatgtgtttttcaaaataggaggactaaacagtgtgttaggtaaaaactaggggactaataaattatttaccctaagaAAATTGATCCAGGTTTAATTGATCAAGGAATTCAGGATTGTTTCATGATGATTATCATAAAGGAATGCATTCAAGACATCAAGTTGATTAACCATCCATAAGCATGAGGAAACAAGAACACGAATAGTACAAATTGCCGCAAGTTTTATAATCGGACTGAGTGTTTCCTTGTTGTCAATCCCATGTTCTTGAGTAAATCCTTGTGCCAAAAGTCTAGTTGTGTACAATTTCAACTGTGCCATTCAGATTTTGTTTAACCCGAAACAACTATTTACATCCAATAATATTCACATCACATGCGTAAAGGCACTAATGTCAAGGTATTGAGTTGAGTTAAAGGAGTTCATTTCATGTTGCATTGCATCGATCATGCCTCATAGAGAACTTACATGTTTGAGAATATGATGAGGATTCTATAGTGACTAGAGATGAAAATcacaacaatatatatatatatatatatatatatatatatatatatatatatatatatatatgaattaattCGAATTGAGAGGGGTTGAGATTGTGATTGTTTTGATCTAAAGCCTATCAAGCAAATAACATGGTTCTCGGAAAAATCTAAAGTTGATAAAAAGAAACTTTGTGGGTAGGTTGTGAGCAGGGGTGAAACTACAGTTAGTGTTGAGAGTCAGTCCATCTCCCAGCTCCAGAGAAGAAATAGCGAAAATAATATCTATCATCGATCTATCTTTAACATAAAATTGTCATCtagttttattattttcaaaatgtGTGACAATGTTGACATCGCTGACGGAATTAGCGACGGATATTTCCATCAGTAATTATGAATCCCATAAAAGCACATTTCTTTCTAAATTTGTGTCATTGACCCTCATCCGAATATTTGGTTTTGATTCTACTCTTATTGTGGCTTTAATCTCCACAATATACAAAGTTGGaaaattatgttaaatttttaaaaaaaaatctgttACAACTTTAAAATTGATTCAAGAACATTTAAATTTGGATGATGAGGATATCTCACTATATAAAAAGTTTATGGTTTGAATTTTATTAACAACATAAAGTACAAgaatacaaataaatataataaataataaaaccaTCCAATAAGAATATGTTTGTCAAACATAATTTCATTTCCTTCACTTTCCACCGTAAGCATAGGCCCAAAGTAATAAATTATTCCTTACACTTGCTATATTCTTACATTAAtactaaaataaatgaatatccAAATTTGGGTCAAAcattttaatttgacaaaaacaAGTTCTATTCGACTTTGTTTTTTGGACAGTCCATTTGACCAGGGAGCCAAAAGAGCTGGTAAATCATCACGTGGCCACACCCTATGCTGCGCCACATAATAAACTCTCCTCATTCacagattaattaattaaatctcaaCAAGTAAATCATCCAAATCTTCATTCAATAATTCCCCTAAATTATTAATCATTTGATTAAGAATCTCTAAATTAGGTGGCAAACTTCTCAGACAGATCATCGATTAGGTCTGTTAAACTCAAAGCTTTGCTAATCCCCAATATTCTCTCCCTTTATTCTGGTTTATTTTTGTTTCCTAATATCTTGGTGATgtgatttttttgttaaagGTTGTATTTTTATTCAGTTGGAGTTAGTTTTTCCTGTTTCTATGGTTGTGGCATGGCTTCTTCAAACAATTTCTACGATGGGTTAACGATCTTATATGTGGTTTTTGCCTTCTGCTCTGCTTTCTTTGTTGGTCTTATTAAAGGTACTATTTTTATTCCCTCTGGTGAATTGGGggttttttcaaaattgaagCTTAAATGCTTATTCTGATGTAAAACTTGCAGCTTTATTAGTGGGTCCAATTGCTGCTTCAATTCTGATAGCAGGGAATGTTGGAGTTATTCTAGTGATGTTTCCTTCACATGTTGCTTGGATGGTCTACTCCCTTTTAAAGTACTACTAACTAATTCTCCTTTAATTGATGTTAATTAAGTTTAATAGTAGTAGTTTATAGTTAAAATTGGTTTAATTTATGCAGGACAAATAGATTTGATGCACTACTTAAAGCTGCCCTTTTGACTACTTTGCCTGCTTTGTTTGCTATATGGTTGGGTTTAAGCATAAGTGTAAGTGTTCTTGTGGGTCTTGGTTATGGCTTTTTTACTCCTTGGGTTTCCACTTTTGAAGCCTTTAGACATGATACTGAATCCCACAAATTCTACTGCTGTATTGTGGTAAGTTCTGAATTCATTTAGTACTTAATTTGATGTTTCTTGTTGTACCAATGTTTGATTAGTCTCTAATCATGAAAAATTAGGATGGAACTTGGGGAACCATCAAAGGAAGTTGCACTGTAGTTTCAGATTTTGCAGATGTTTGTTATCATTCTTACCCTCTTTACTTGAAGCAACTCCGCGATTCGCCTGCTTCGAATGAACATCGACCTCTCAGGTATGACATTTTCTATTGCCAGGTTTACAGCTTTATGTTACATTGATCGAATTTGAAACGTGGGTATCGAGCCAATGCTTTTTTTGATGTTGTATGACAGATTCATTCATGTGCCTGCATTTATCATTGCTGGTCTGGTGGGAGTGATTGTTGATATTCCTCTTTTTACTGCAATTGCTGTTATTAAGAGTCCATATATGTTGTTCAAAGGGTGGTTCAGATTGATACATGATCTGATAAGTCGAGAGGGTCCGTTTCTCGAAACAGCTTGCATTCCTATTGCTGGATTGACAATCCTTTTGTGGCCTCTCGTCGTAGTTGGATGCGTATTGACCACCATTCTGTCGAGCATTTTCATTGGATTGTACGCGTCGGTTGTAGTTTATCAGGTACATTTTGAACCTCGCTACAGTTTTATTTCCATGTTATGATCATCAACTTACGCCTAGAGCATTCTGAGGATTGATGCAGGAAAGATCATTCAGGAGAGGTATTGCTTATGTGATTGCAATGGTAGCAGAATTTGATGAGTATACGAATGATGGACTCTATCTTAAGGAGGGGACTTTTCTTCCAAAGTAATCATTTTCGAATCTCAGAACTTGGTCTCAAGAACCAtaattttctttcattttgCAAGTGTGATTGATTTCTAACCAGCAGAATGACATTCTCCGCAGCCAGGCCCCATTATCGAAAAAAGGCCTCAAACTCTTCAGAGCTTTCAGTAGGAGGAACTCGTCGAAAAGCAGGTTCAACTCCTGCAGAATCTTCAGCAATGTTTATGCCAAGTTTGGCCCCATCAAGAAGTGTTAGGGAGACAATACAAGAAGTAAAAGTAGTCCAGGTACACATTTCGGTTTTTCGGATCAATTCTGAGGTCAAATTCAATATTCTAAATCTTGTTTTTCCTTTGCAGATTTGGGGATCTGTAATGAAGGCATGTGAAACAAGGGGAAAGGAACTTTTGGATGCTGGAGCAATAACAGTAGCTGATCTAAACGAGTCTCTAAAGGCGAAGAATGCGAACGAAGGAACAATAGTTAGTGTTGGATTGCCTTGTTATTCATTGTTACAAACACTTCTGAACTCAATAAAAGCGGGTTCGGATGGATTCGTGCTGGTGGATGGGGTTGAAATCACCCATCTGAATAGACCAAATGATAAATTGTTTGATTGGTTCTTTCACCCTCTAATGGTAGTGAAAGAACAGCTTAGAGTGATCAAATTGGACGAAGATGAAGAAAAGTTCTTGCACAAAGTTGTTCTTTATGGAAATGATACCCAAAGAATG comes from the Euphorbia lathyris chromosome 5, ddEupLath1.1, whole genome shotgun sequence genome and includes:
- the LOC136231191 gene encoding uncharacterized membrane protein At3g27390 isoform X1; translated protein: MASSNNFYDGLTILYVVFAFCSAFFVGLIKALLVGPIAASILIAGNVGVILVMFPSHVAWMVYSLLKTNRFDALLKAALLTTLPALFAIWLGLSISVSVLVGLGYGFFTPWVSTFEAFRHDTESHKFYCCIVDGTWGTIKGSCTVVSDFADVCYHSYPLYLKQLRDSPASNEHRPLRFIHVPAFIIAGLVGVIVDIPLFTAIAVIKSPYMLFKGWFRLIHDLISREGPFLETACIPIAGLTILLWPLVVVGCVLTTILSSIFIGLYASVVVYQERSFRRGIAYVIAMVAEFDEYTNDGLYLKEGTFLPKPHYRKKASNSSELSVGGTRRKAGSTPAESSAMFMPSLAPSRSVRETIQEVKVVQVHISVFRINSEVKFNILNLVFPLQIWGSVMKACETRGKELLDAGAITVADLNESLKAKNANEGTIVSVGLPCYSLLQTLLNSIKAGSDGFVLVDGVEITHLNRPNDKLFDWFFHPLMVVKEQLRVIKLDEDEEKFLHKVVLYGNDTQRMESWENGSCVPNQPLRAAQIQGISRRMIGMARSVSILPTHRRRFRQVVKTLITYSTDKEGTVKSNSIRSVASIGDHVV
- the LOC136231191 gene encoding uncharacterized membrane protein At3g27390 isoform X2, coding for MASSNNFYDGLTILYVVFAFCSAFFVGLIKALLVGPIAASILIAGNVGVILVMFPSHVAWMVYSLLKTNRFDALLKAALLTTLPALFAIWLGLSISVSVLVGLGYGFFTPWVSTFEAFRHDTESHKFYCCIVDGTWGTIKGSCTVVSDFADVCYHSYPLYLKQLRDSPASNEHRPLRFIHVPAFIIAGLVGVIVDIPLFTAIAVIKSPYMLFKGWFRLIHDLISREGPFLETACIPIAGLTILLWPLVVVGCVLTTILSSIFIGLYASVVVYQERSFRRGIAYVIAMVAEFDEYTNDGLYLKEGTFLPKPHYRKKASNSSELSVGGTRRKAGSTPAESSAMFMPSLAPSRSVRETIQEVKVVQIWGSVMKACETRGKELLDAGAITVADLNESLKAKNANEGTIVSVGLPCYSLLQTLLNSIKAGSDGFVLVDGVEITHLNRPNDKLFDWFFHPLMVVKEQLRVIKLDEDEEKFLHKVVLYGNDTQRMESWENGSCVPNQPLRAAQIQGISRRMIGMARSVSILPTHRRRFRQVVKTLITYSTDKEGTVKSNSIRSVASIGDHVV